One part of the Candidatus Eisenbacteria bacterium genome encodes these proteins:
- a CDS encoding SIS domain-containing protein, translating to MARTMMLASAHVLARVAEQEAERVEEMARLFARTLRAGGAVYFCGNGGSAADSQHLAAELCGRFYKDRKPLRAASLTTNSSALTALANDYSFDEVFERQVRAYGRRGDLLVGITTSGRSKNVLAALRAARRLGMTTVGLTGAKGRSMGRWCDHLFVVPSDDVARIQEGHILLGHVICARAEALLFPGR from the coding sequence ATGGCGCGCACCATGATGCTGGCCTCGGCCCACGTGCTGGCCCGCGTCGCGGAGCAGGAGGCGGAGCGGGTGGAGGAGATGGCCCGGCTGTTCGCGCGCACGCTGCGCGCGGGCGGGGCGGTGTACTTCTGCGGCAACGGCGGCAGCGCTGCCGACTCGCAGCACCTGGCCGCGGAGCTGTGCGGGCGGTTCTACAAGGACCGCAAGCCGCTGCGCGCCGCGTCGCTCACCACCAACTCCTCCGCGCTCACGGCGCTGGCCAACGACTACTCCTTCGACGAGGTGTTCGAGCGGCAGGTGCGCGCCTACGGGCGGCGCGGGGACCTGCTGGTGGGCATCACCACCAGCGGTCGCTCGAAGAACGTGCTCGCCGCATTGCGCGCCGCGCGCCGGCTGGGCATGACCACCGTGGGCCTCACCGGCGCGAAGGGGCGCAGCATGGGCCGCTGGTGCGACCACCTGTTCGTGGTCCCCAGCGACGACGTGGCCCGCATCCAGGAGGGCCACATCCTGCTGGGTCACGTGATCTGCGCCCGCGCCGAGGCGCTGCTGTTCCCGGGGCGCTGA